The DNA sequence TCCAGGTCTTTGTGCAACATTTGTTCCATGTATCTTGGCCTGTAAGGTGGCTCAGGACAACGGAGACAGCTGTTGCTTGCCGTTCCTACCTGGTGCCATGATTGCTCTAAGGACAAGCATGCGCAGCAGATACAAGATTGGTGTAAGTTTACTAAATTTGTCAAACCACtgataagaaaaacaacaatacaactTAGTTTGTCCTGAAAATACCATTACCGTAGTAACAGTGACATGCACAGACCTGCTCCCTGAACATGGATCTGTAAAGATAGTGTTCACCCCAAACAATCTTTAAATGgttatgatcattattattcttaatgagatgatgatgtttgtcaCCAGTTTACCATGCCTGTGCTTTTTCCCAGGGCTCTGTGTGTGATGACTGGGTAGTCATGGCCTGCCTGCCTCTGTGTGGACTGTGTCAGATGGCACGAGAGCAaaagatgagaggatgagaaagaaaagggatgtTGAATGTaattaacacaaataaaaagatggagCATGTGGAGCATGTGGAAATTTACATTCCTTGGTCTTGAACCTCATTTCTGCATTTCATTGGCATATTCATGATTAAGAAAAGTTTTGCCAAAGCATGTTGTTACAAGGTTTATGATTAGTGTATTGTACTTTATTCTACTATTACCATACTTTGTGAATGCCTGAGGATGTCTGCAGTGGTTCAGAGGTTTGTAAACAGgcaaaataattcaaatacaaGGAAAAGCTTTGAGTTTTACCTCAAACTGTTACTTTTCATAACAAGTTAAACAGCGACTTGCTGTGATGATATAGTCTTTTTGCAACAAACACGTAAGGGGACGTGAAGGAGGAAATATTAGGATTCACAGCAACAATGACTTTTCCCTTGTAATAAATCAGCAAGTTTGTAGTTTTGCATTT is a window from the Scomber japonicus isolate fScoJap1 chromosome 10, fScoJap1.pri, whole genome shotgun sequence genome containing:
- the cnfn gene encoding cornifelin homolog yields the protein MAFQTTVISSQPQLTQYTVSSGLSDWSSNVCDCCDDCGICLCATFVPCILACKVAQDNGDSCCLPFLPGAMIALRTSMRSRYKIGGSVCDDWVVMACLPLCGLCQMAREQKMRG